TTACCACGCTCGTGTTTGTGGATGTGAATACAAGACAGAAAGCCGGCTTACCGGAGGCGCTGAAAGAAAGATTAGAACCTTTTTTTAAATAAAATATTTCCTTGTGGCCCAAGTAACAACCAGTATCATCACTATTGGTGATGAATTGCTGATAGGACAAACAATAGATACCAACTCTGCCTGGATGGCCCAGCAACTCAATGCGATGGGGATCTGGGTACACCGGCGTGTAGCCATTGGCGATGTAAAGGAAGATATACTGGAAGCACTTGAAAAAGAAGCAGCTGTTTCTGATATTGTGCTGATAACCGGTGGATTAGGGCCTACGGCCGATGATATTACCAAGCCAGTATTATGCGAATATTTTCATACCCGGCTGGTACAGCATGAAGCTACGCTGCACCGGGTAATGCATCTTTTTGAAAGCCGCGGCTTGCCGGTACTGCAACGTAATGTAGATCAGGCGCTGGTGCCGGAAAGCTGCACAGTGATCGAGAACACACGAGGCACCGCACCGGGCATGTGGTTTGAAAAAGATGGGAAGATCTATGTTTCCATGCCGGGCGTACCGCATGAAATGCAGGGGATTATGGAAACTTATGTACTGCCGCAACTGGCAGCGCATTTTAGTACACCGGCTGTGATACATCAAACCCTGCTGACTGCGGGTATGGGAGAGTCGTTTATTGCAGAAAGACTGGTTGGCTTTGAAGCTAAGCTACCATCACATATCAAACTGGCTTACCTGCCCAGTTATAGCCTGCTGAAACTCCGGCTCACCGCTTTCGGGGACGATAAACTCGCCACGGCGGCGGAACTAAGCATCCTTTTCCATGAGTTGAAGGAGCTGCTGGCGGACATCGTAGTGGCCGATCAGGATATGCCCATCGCACAGGTGATCGGGCAACTGCTGTTGGAAAGAGGTAAAACAGTGGGTACGGCGGAAAGCTGCACAGGTGGACAGATAGCCAGCTGGATTACGGCTATCCCGGGAAGTTCTGCCTATTTCAAAGGCAGCGCCATTACTTATGCTAATGAAATGAAAGTGAAGTTGTTGGGCGTAAAGCCAGCTACACTGGAAGCAGAGGGGGCGGTGAGCGAAGCCATCGTAAAAGAAATGCATGCCGGGGCGCTTGAACTGCTGGAAACAGATTATGCCATTGCCGTATCAGGCATTATGGGACCAGACGGAGGCACCGCAGAGAAACCCGTAGGCACGGTATGGATTGCAGTGGGAGATGCCACCAATGTGGTAACTGTAAAACATCAGTTACGGTACGACCGGGAAAGGAATATACAGATGACGGCTGTTTATGCGATGAATGCTTTGCGTAAACTGATCCTGCAATAGGGACATTGTCATATTCCGAATTGGTACAATTCCCTTATTTTTGTTGCGACTAAAGCTAAAATCAATCTTATGGCTATTGTAGAATTGGTAATGCCTAAAATGGGGGAGAGCATCATGGAAGCTACCATTTTGCGTTGGCATAAAAAGACCGGCGATCACGTAAACCTTGATGAAACGGTGCTGGAAATTGCTACCGACAAAGTGGATACCGAGGTGCCTTCTATCGCGGAAGGAGAGATCACAGAAGTGCTCTTTGCTGAAAATGATGTGGTACCCGTAGGCGCGGTGATAGCCCGCATTAGTACCAATGCCGATGCTGCGGCTGATACAGAACCTATACCTGTAGCGCCCGTTGCCTCTGAACCAAAATTTACTGCCGCCGCTGCACCTGTCACTGCAAATGTGCAGGAAGTCAGACTTACCGGTGGAGGCCCGAGATTTTATTCACCCCTGGTGCTGACCATTGCACAACAGGAAGGGATCAGCTTTGCTGACCTGGAAAAGATCCCTGGCTCCGGAAACGATGGCCGTGTTACCAAAAGAGATATTTTACAGTATGTTGCCGACCGAAGGGAAGGCAAGATCATACCGGATGTTACACCTGAACAGGTGTCTGGTCCGGCTGCTTCCCGTGCACAGATGGTGACCACTACGGTATCATCGCCTACTTACAACGGTAATGTAGAGATCATAGAAATGGATCGCATGCGTAAGCTGATTGCCAATCATATGGTGATGAGCAAACAAACCAGCCCGCATGTTACCAGCTTTGCGGAAGCGGATGTGACCAATATGGTTAAATGGCGCGACCGTGTAAAAGGGGATTTCGAAAAAAGCGAGGGTGAAAAGCTCACTTTTACGCCCCTGTTTGTAGAAGCTATTGTGCGCTGTATCAAGCGTTTCCCATTAATCAACTGTTCCCTGGATGGTGATAAGATTATTATCAAGAAAGATATTAATATAGGGATGGCCACCGCCTTACCTTCCGGTAACCTGATTGTGCCGGTGATTAAAAATGCAGATGTGCTCAACCTGGTAGGATTAACCAGGCAGGTAAATTCCCTGGCCAATGCTGCCCGTCAGAATAAACTGAAACCGGAAGATACCCAGAGCGGTACCTTCACCTTAACCAATGTAGGTACTTTTGGCAGCCTGATGGGGACGCCGATCATCAACCAGCCCCAGGTTGCTATTCTGGCTGTTGGTGTCATTAAAAAGCGTCCGGTGGTGATAGAAACAGAACTGGGGGATACAATCGGGATCAGGCATATGATGTACCTGTCCATGTCTTATGACCACCGCATTGTGGATGGTTCTTTGGGTTCTACTTTCCTGAGCGCAGTAGCGAAGGAACTGGAAGCGTTTGACCCGAAAAGGAATGTATAACAAGAACGTTTCAACATATAATTGCATTAAAAAAGGCTCTCCATGGAGAGCCTTTTTTAAATTCCTTTGAACCCGAATAAGGGGATTAATAACGACGGTCGCGGGAACCATATCCTCCGCCGCCACGGTTATTACCACCACCACCTTTGAAATTATTATTCGGTTGTTTAGGTCTTGCTTCGTTTACCATCAATTGCTTGCCTTCGATTTCGCTGCCATTCAAACTATCCATAGCCTTTGCTCCTTCTTCCTGGTTAGGCATCTCCACAAAACCAAAACCACGTGAGCGGCCGGTTTCATGGTCCTTGATAACCTTAGCGGAGGTAACCTCTCCAAAATCGCTGAAAATCTGATGGAGATCCTCATCGTTCAACCTGTAGTGCAGGTTGGCTACGTAAATGTTCATGATAACTGAAATTAAAATAATGAAAAATAATATCCTGAAGTTATGAAAATAACATTAATAAAAAAGTCACCGGTAAAAAATAATTCTTATAAGCACCTTTTTTGATATAGCTCCCTATATTCAAACCCTTTACAGGCACATGTTATGATACATTTTAATTATTATTGGGATTTGCTTCTGCGGGTAAAAAGGGGGCTGGTTTGTGCCTTTTTTTTCGTAAATTCAAGGTATGATCCATTAAATTAATTTGCCATGGGAGCACTGAGCGAAACCTGGTTTGCAGAAGGTTATATCGACTTTGAATTGAAGAAATATACCTTGCTTTCCTACCTGCAGGACATCAATCATTATTTTAATCAGAATAAATTGTATCCGCAGTTGGCGGATATTATTTTTCACTACAACAACCTCCTCGCTTTCCGGGAAAATAAACAGTTTTTACAACAGCAATTTCCCAAACGGCTTACGGCGGTAAACATACAGAAACTACAACTGCTGTATGAACAGATGATTGCGGATGATGAACTGATGGAAGAGCTGGAAGATATCATCCGGTATTCCCTGCCGCAAATGAACCAAACCATTAAAGATGGAACGGAGATCTATGAATTTGTGCAGGACAAACTGAGCATCTCACCGGTAGGGCTGATTCCGCTGGAAACAGCAGAAGGTTACCTGCTGCTCTGCGACGGGAGGTACAGTGATACGCTGGTGTACACTTACCGGCTGACCATTTTCGAGCGGCACGATGAAAAGTTCCGGGGCATTCATACCCACTACCTGGAAGCCTACAGAAAAGACCTGGTACATACCTGCGAACATATCAAAACGATGCTGATCCGCAAAAACAGCGAACTACCCAACCCGGCCGTTTACTGCGTGGAAACACCGCTGGTATTACCGGTGGATGAAACACTGTTGCCCATTGCCAAAAGAAGCCTGGTGAAATATATCGCCAGGAA
The Chitinophaga sp. MM2321 DNA segment above includes these coding regions:
- a CDS encoding CinA family nicotinamide mononucleotide deamidase-related protein: MAQVTTSIITIGDELLIGQTIDTNSAWMAQQLNAMGIWVHRRVAIGDVKEDILEALEKEAAVSDIVLITGGLGPTADDITKPVLCEYFHTRLVQHEATLHRVMHLFESRGLPVLQRNVDQALVPESCTVIENTRGTAPGMWFEKDGKIYVSMPGVPHEMQGIMETYVLPQLAAHFSTPAVIHQTLLTAGMGESFIAERLVGFEAKLPSHIKLAYLPSYSLLKLRLTAFGDDKLATAAELSILFHELKELLADIVVADQDMPIAQVIGQLLLERGKTVGTAESCTGGQIASWITAIPGSSAYFKGSAITYANEMKVKLLGVKPATLEAEGAVSEAIVKEMHAGALELLETDYAIAVSGIMGPDGGTAEKPVGTVWIAVGDATNVVTVKHQLRYDRERNIQMTAVYAMNALRKLILQ
- a CDS encoding dihydrolipoamide acetyltransferase family protein, whose product is MAIVELVMPKMGESIMEATILRWHKKTGDHVNLDETVLEIATDKVDTEVPSIAEGEITEVLFAENDVVPVGAVIARISTNADAAADTEPIPVAPVASEPKFTAAAAPVTANVQEVRLTGGGPRFYSPLVLTIAQQEGISFADLEKIPGSGNDGRVTKRDILQYVADRREGKIIPDVTPEQVSGPAASRAQMVTTTVSSPTYNGNVEIIEMDRMRKLIANHMVMSKQTSPHVTSFAEADVTNMVKWRDRVKGDFEKSEGEKLTFTPLFVEAIVRCIKRFPLINCSLDGDKIIIKKDINIGMATALPSGNLIVPVIKNADVLNLVGLTRQVNSLANAARQNKLKPEDTQSGTFTLTNVGTFGSLMGTPIINQPQVAILAVGVIKKRPVVIETELGDTIGIRHMMYLSMSYDHRIVDGSLGSTFLSAVAKELEAFDPKRNV
- a CDS encoding RNA-binding protein, with the translated sequence MNIYVANLHYRLNDEDLHQIFSDFGEVTSAKVIKDHETGRSRGFGFVEMPNQEEGAKAMDSLNGSEIEGKQLMVNEARPKQPNNNFKGGGGNNRGGGGYGSRDRRY